In Janibacter alkaliphilus, the following proteins share a genomic window:
- a CDS encoding MFS transporter: MSDETDDQTHGPRQRTGVLLLAVLITFSAQQVLMPALAPFARETGPSETELGSVIGIAAGILVLAAPLWARTCALQGPRAILVTGLLLTLVGSGGFALVATAALDGQLSGGTTFALVLLTRGLIFGAGLAAVPVAALAFVAAATSGTERTSGIAKAGGAQGAAVVVGPTVGTVAAFAGLLGPLWVAPLFVLLALVLVVLRLPRTRPTSPPGSRVRLRPWDPRLRSFLLLGLALYTSLGLVLLTLGFAIQDQGGLDPAEAARATGAATVACGVVLGLVQGVLVPRLDLSPRALILLGAPIAAVGLVCLAVAGGALVLGASMVVVALGMGLASPGYMAGPSLAVADEVSSQRWPACSPRPTAWPSSSAPPPGARSTRWPTRCPSSSRR, encoded by the coding sequence GTGAGCGACGAGACCGACGACCAGACCCACGGACCGAGGCAACGCACCGGCGTGCTGCTGCTCGCCGTGCTCATCACCTTCAGCGCCCAGCAGGTGCTCATGCCGGCGCTGGCGCCCTTCGCCCGGGAGACGGGTCCGAGCGAGACCGAGCTGGGATCGGTTATCGGGATCGCCGCGGGCATCCTCGTGCTCGCCGCTCCGCTGTGGGCGCGCACCTGTGCGCTCCAGGGTCCGCGCGCGATCCTGGTGACCGGGCTGCTGCTCACCCTCGTCGGCAGCGGCGGATTCGCGCTGGTGGCTACCGCAGCCCTGGACGGGCAGCTCTCGGGGGGCACCACCTTCGCCCTCGTGCTGCTCACCCGCGGCCTGATCTTCGGCGCCGGTCTGGCCGCGGTCCCGGTCGCCGCGCTGGCCTTCGTCGCTGCCGCCACCAGCGGCACCGAGCGCACCTCCGGTATCGCCAAGGCCGGTGGCGCGCAGGGCGCCGCGGTCGTCGTCGGGCCGACGGTCGGGACGGTGGCCGCCTTCGCCGGGCTGCTCGGGCCGCTGTGGGTGGCGCCGCTCTTCGTGCTGCTGGCGCTCGTGCTCGTGGTGCTGCGGCTGCCGCGCACCCGCCCGACCAGCCCGCCCGGGAGCCGGGTGCGGCTGCGGCCGTGGGACCCGCGGCTGCGCTCCTTCCTGCTGCTCGGCCTGGCGCTCTACACCAGCCTCGGGCTGGTGCTGCTCACCCTGGGCTTCGCGATCCAGGACCAGGGCGGCCTCGACCCCGCCGAGGCGGCCCGGGCGACCGGCGCGGCCACGGTCGCCTGCGGGGTGGTCCTCGGCCTCGTCCAAGGGGTGCTCGTCCCGCGCCTGGACCTGTCCCCACGCGCGCTGATCCTGCTCGGGGCCCCGATCGCGGCCGTGGGCCTGGTCTGCCTGGCGGTGGCCGGCGGCGCGCTCGTGCTCGGCGCCAGCATGGTGGTGGTGGCCCTGGGCATGGGTCTGGCCTCACCGGGCTACATGGCCGGTCCCTCGCTGGCGGTCGCCGACGAGGTGAGCAGCCAGCGGTGGCCGGCCTGCTCACCGCGACCAACGGCCTGGCCTTCGTCATCGGCCCCACCGCCGGGGGCGCGCTCTACGCGCTGGCCCACCCGCTGCCCTTCGTCGTCGCGGCGGTGA
- a CDS encoding NAD(P)-dependent oxidoreductase, which translates to MLTVTFPDDSWREDVGPVEGVDALVWDPAGGPPPEAEIDVVVAPYMSGSGWLDGLPQAPSTRLVQLLTAGFDGVPERLPEGVRLANAKGVHDTATAELALALVLAAQRGLDEFAAAQRRGEWLPARVRPGLADHRVLLLGYGSVGRAIAARLAPFEVRLTAVASRARGGDELVDQVHGIDELSALLPDHDIVVSVLPGSAATAGILDEGALAALPDGALVVNVGRGSALVTDAALAEVGRLRFALDVTDPEPLPPEHPLWSADGVIISPHTGGPSEAFRPRAVALLREQLTRLARGDEPMHLVATP; encoded by the coding sequence GTGCTCACCGTGACCTTCCCGGACGACAGCTGGCGCGAGGACGTCGGGCCCGTCGAGGGGGTGGACGCGCTCGTGTGGGACCCCGCCGGCGGGCCGCCCCCGGAGGCAGAGATCGACGTCGTCGTCGCCCCCTACATGTCCGGGTCAGGATGGCTCGACGGGCTGCCGCAGGCGCCGAGCACCCGCCTGGTGCAGCTGCTCACCGCAGGCTTCGACGGGGTCCCCGAGCGCCTGCCGGAGGGTGTGCGCCTGGCCAACGCCAAGGGGGTGCACGACACCGCCACCGCCGAGCTGGCGCTGGCTCTCGTGCTCGCCGCGCAGCGTGGTCTCGACGAGTTCGCCGCCGCGCAGCGGCGCGGCGAGTGGCTGCCGGCGCGGGTGCGTCCCGGGCTGGCCGACCACCGGGTGCTGCTGCTGGGCTACGGCTCGGTGGGTCGGGCGATCGCGGCGCGGCTGGCCCCCTTCGAGGTGCGGCTCACCGCCGTCGCCTCCCGCGCCCGCGGCGGGGACGAGCTCGTCGACCAGGTCCACGGCATCGACGAGCTGTCCGCGCTGCTGCCCGATCACGACATCGTCGTCTCGGTGCTGCCCGGGTCGGCGGCCACCGCCGGCATCCTCGACGAGGGGGCCCTGGCCGCGCTGCCGGACGGGGCGCTGGTGGTCAACGTCGGGCGCGGCAGCGCCCTCGTGACCGATGCCGCGCTGGCCGAGGTCGGGCGGCTGCGCTTCGCCCTCGACGTCACCGACCCCGAGCCGCTGCCGCCGGAGCACCCGCTGTGGAGCGCGGACGGGGTGATCATCAGCCCGCACACCGGAGGCCCCAGCGAGGCCTTCCGGCCGCGGGCCGTGGCGCTGCTGCGCGAGCAGCTGACCCGGCTGGCCCGCGGGGACGAGCCGATGCATCTCGTCGCGACACCCTGA
- a CDS encoding N-acetylmuramoyl-L-alanine amidase has protein sequence MSRRTTAVAGRAQAPQVRPRTDWGADLPPTGALRAEEDVRFLLVHHTATPNVPASASVDQLRSFYRHHTGTKGWPDLAYNFLVDVGGQVWEGRQGSLAAPVRGDATGGSQGHAELCCFIGDLSSTRPTPAAVTAMTGLLAWLAERDGIDLGEGSTVRFTSRGSDRWPAGTAVTTEPVAGHRDMSLTTCPGDVGYGLVAAELLPGARRLQGAGGPTAGASSASSRSSSTPSSAPSTTKTSSTTQGSATGTPSSSTRPGGGTSDQQGRSRSGASAARPTAGSSTGVEAVGGTGDDDLARAAIAGGGTLLVGGLSWVLARRLARERQR, from the coding sequence GTGAGCCGCCGCACCACGGCCGTCGCGGGGCGCGCCCAGGCCCCTCAGGTGCGGCCGCGCACGGACTGGGGCGCCGACCTGCCGCCGACCGGGGCGCTGCGCGCCGAGGAGGACGTGCGCTTCCTGCTGGTGCACCACACCGCCACCCCGAACGTGCCGGCCAGCGCCTCGGTGGACCAGCTGCGCTCCTTCTACCGCCACCACACCGGGACGAAGGGGTGGCCGGACCTCGCCTACAACTTCCTCGTCGACGTCGGCGGCCAGGTGTGGGAGGGGCGCCAGGGCAGCCTCGCCGCCCCCGTCCGCGGGGACGCCACCGGCGGCAGCCAGGGGCACGCCGAGCTGTGCTGCTTCATCGGTGACCTCAGCAGCACCCGTCCCACGCCGGCCGCGGTCACCGCGATGACCGGGCTGCTGGCCTGGCTGGCCGAGCGGGACGGCATCGACCTCGGCGAGGGATCCACGGTGCGCTTCACCTCCCGCGGCTCGGACCGCTGGCCGGCCGGCACCGCGGTGACGACCGAGCCGGTCGCCGGGCACCGGGACATGTCGCTGACCACCTGCCCCGGCGACGTCGGGTACGGGCTCGTGGCGGCCGAGCTGCTGCCCGGGGCGCGTCGGCTGCAGGGCGCGGGCGGTCCGACCGCGGGCGCGAGCAGCGCCTCGTCCCGCTCGAGCTCGACGCCCTCGAGCGCGCCCTCGACCACCAAGACCTCGAGCACCACCCAGGGGAGCGCGACCGGGACGCCGTCGTCGAGCACACGGCCCGGAGGCGGCACGTCAGACCAGCAGGGCCGGAGCCGCAGCGGCGCGTCCGCGGCCCGACCCACCGCAGGCTCCAGCACCGGCGTCGAGGCTGTCGGCGGCACCGGCGACGACGACCTCGCCCGCGCGGCGATCGCCGGTGGGGGCACCCTGCTCGTGGGCGGCCTGTCCTGGGTGCTCGCCCGGCGCCTCGCCCGGGAGCGCCAGCGGTAG
- a CDS encoding SPOR domain-containing protein, whose translation MQECQVCHNAFHGERCPYCGTPAAGAGWSTATPPAYPQRSSGGSVGWIFAGILALVLVAAAIAYGVAVVGQDDEQVAGDEATVTVVTETASPPPTAEVPTAAAPPSSASTATVTETTRTVTATEDGTEVVTELPSGSWLVVLESLEKSEHTPAYASQRAGQLSGGYGTVVVDSSTIPGLRPGYWAVSVVGFGSQEAARAACRDMGYDLGGDCYERQVG comes from the coding sequence GTGCAGGAGTGCCAGGTCTGTCACAACGCCTTCCACGGTGAGCGCTGCCCGTACTGCGGCACGCCGGCGGCCGGTGCCGGCTGGTCGACGGCCACCCCGCCGGCCTACCCGCAGCGCTCGAGCGGCGGCTCGGTGGGCTGGATCTTCGCCGGGATCCTCGCGCTGGTGCTCGTGGCCGCGGCCATCGCCTACGGGGTGGCGGTCGTCGGTCAGGACGACGAGCAGGTCGCCGGGGACGAGGCGACGGTCACCGTGGTCACCGAGACCGCCTCCCCGCCGCCGACCGCCGAGGTGCCCACGGCGGCGGCGCCACCCAGCAGCGCCAGCACGGCCACGGTCACCGAGACCACCCGCACGGTCACCGCCACCGAGGACGGCACCGAGGTGGTCACCGAGCTGCCCTCGGGCAGCTGGCTGGTCGTCCTGGAGTCGCTGGAGAAGTCGGAGCACACGCCGGCCTACGCCAGCCAGCGCGCCGGCCAGCTGTCCGGCGGATACGGGACGGTGGTCGTCGACTCCAGCACGATCCCGGGGCTGCGCCCGGGCTACTGGGCGGTGTCCGTGGTGGGGTTCGGCTCGCAGGAGGCGGCGCGTGCGGCCTGCCGCGACATGGGCTACGACCTCGGCGGCGACTGCTACGAGCGCCAGGTCGGGTGA
- the gatB gene encoding Asp-tRNA(Asn)/Glu-tRNA(Gln) amidotransferase subunit GatB: MTATRATDEVLGYDEALATFDPVMGLEVHVELGTATKMFCGCATTFGAEPNTQVCPVCLGLPGALPVVNAVGVESAIRIGLALSCQIAPWSRFARKNYFYPDMPKNFQTSQYDEPIAVDGHLDVELDDGSTYRVEIERAHMEEDTGKSLHVGGATGRIHGADHSLVDYNRAGIPLIEIVTRPLVGAGERAPEIARAYVSALRDLLRALDVSDVKMEQGSMRCDVNLSLRPKAGDPTDPRNAEQLAVPMGTRSETKNVNSLRSVERAVRYEVCRHAAVLTGGGSIVQETRHWHEDTGITTSGREKSDAEDYRYFPEPDLVPVAPSAERVEELRATLPEPPAQRRRRLQGEWGYSDLEMRDVLNAGAVELIEETVAAGASAQTARKWWLAEPSRRANTEGTDLVTYADRVGITPAHVAELESLVTSGRLNDSMARQTLEGVLDGEGTPTEVADARGLELVQDDGALEAAVEKVVAANPDIAEKIRGGKVQAAGALIGQVMKEMKGQADAGRARELILASLGVDG; this comes from the coding sequence ATGACCGCCACCCGCGCCACCGACGAGGTGCTCGGCTACGACGAGGCGCTGGCCACCTTCGACCCGGTCATGGGTCTGGAGGTGCACGTCGAGCTCGGCACCGCGACGAAGATGTTCTGCGGCTGCGCCACCACCTTCGGCGCCGAGCCGAACACCCAGGTCTGCCCGGTCTGCCTCGGGCTGCCCGGCGCGCTGCCGGTGGTCAACGCCGTCGGCGTCGAGTCGGCGATCCGGATCGGGCTGGCGCTCAGCTGCCAGATCGCGCCGTGGTCCCGCTTCGCCCGGAAGAACTACTTCTACCCGGACATGCCGAAGAACTTCCAGACCAGCCAGTACGACGAGCCGATCGCCGTCGACGGGCACCTGGACGTCGAGCTCGACGACGGCAGCACCTACCGCGTCGAGATCGAGCGCGCGCACATGGAGGAGGACACCGGCAAGTCGCTGCACGTCGGCGGCGCCACCGGGCGCATCCACGGCGCCGACCACTCCCTCGTCGACTACAACCGGGCCGGGATCCCGCTCATCGAGATCGTCACCCGGCCGCTGGTCGGGGCCGGCGAGCGGGCCCCCGAGATCGCCCGCGCCTACGTCTCCGCGCTGCGCGACCTGCTGCGCGCCCTGGACGTCTCGGACGTGAAGATGGAGCAGGGCTCGATGCGCTGCGACGTCAACCTCTCGCTGCGCCCGAAGGCGGGCGACCCGACCGACCCGCGCAACGCCGAGCAGCTGGCGGTGCCGATGGGCACCCGCAGCGAGACCAAGAACGTCAACAGCCTGCGAAGCGTGGAGCGGGCGGTGCGCTACGAGGTGTGCCGGCACGCGGCGGTGCTCACCGGCGGCGGGTCGATCGTCCAGGAGACCCGGCACTGGCACGAGGACACCGGCATCACCACCAGCGGCCGGGAGAAGTCCGACGCCGAGGACTACCGCTACTTCCCCGAGCCCGACCTGGTGCCGGTGGCTCCGTCGGCGGAGCGGGTCGAGGAGCTGCGGGCGACCCTGCCCGAGCCCCCGGCGCAGCGCCGCCGCCGGCTGCAGGGGGAGTGGGGCTACTCCGACCTGGAGATGCGCGACGTGCTCAACGCCGGCGCCGTCGAGCTCATCGAGGAGACCGTGGCCGCCGGCGCCAGCGCCCAGACCGCCCGCAAGTGGTGGCTGGCCGAGCCCTCGCGCCGGGCCAACACCGAGGGCACCGACCTGGTCACCTACGCCGACCGGGTCGGCATCACCCCGGCGCACGTCGCCGAGCTCGAGTCGCTGGTCACCTCGGGGCGGCTCAACGACTCGATGGCCCGGCAGACCCTGGAGGGCGTGCTCGACGGCGAGGGCACCCCGACCGAGGTCGCGGACGCCCGCGGGCTGGAGCTCGTCCAGGACGACGGGGCCCTGGAGGCCGCCGTCGAGAAGGTCGTCGCCGCCAACCCGGACATCGCCGAGAAGATCCGCGGCGGCAAGGTGCAGGCCGCCGGCGCCCTCATCGGCCAGGTGATGAAGGAGATGAAGGGGCAGGCGGACGCCGGTCGGGCGCGGGAGCTGATCCTCGCCTCCCTCGGCGTCGACGGCTGA
- the gatA gene encoding Asp-tRNA(Asn)/Glu-tRNA(Gln) amidotransferase subunit GatA, translated as MTDITRLTAADLAGSLAAGELSAREVTQAHLDRTAAVDESVRAYLHVADEAALAAADAVDRRRAAGESLHDLAGVPVAVKDVMTTTDQPTTCGSRTLAGWVPPYDATVVTRLRAAGLPILGKTNMDEFAMGSSTEHSAFGDTRNPWDLGRVPGGSGGGSSAALASFQAPLATGTDTGGSIRQPAAVTGSVGVKPTYGGVSRYGLVAMASSLDQAGPCGRTVLDTALLHEVMAGHDPMDSTSIDAPVPPVVEAARRADVAGTKVGIIRELTGEGFQPGVQARFDEAVAHLVDAGAEVVEVSCPSFEHALAAYYLILPSEASSNLARFDAMRYGLRVAPDGDPSAEEVMAASREAGFGDEVKRRIILGTYALSSGYYDAYYGSAQKVRRLIADDFAAAFETADVLVCPTAPTTAFRVGEKSGDVLAMYRGDIATIPANLAGLPGMSLPSGLADEDGLPAGFQILAPAMRDERLYSVGAALEQRLHADWGGPLLDSAPALPTKGA; from the coding sequence GTGACCGACATCACCCGGCTGACCGCCGCCGACCTCGCCGGCTCGCTGGCCGCGGGCGAGCTGAGCGCCCGCGAGGTCACCCAGGCCCACCTCGACCGCACCGCCGCGGTGGACGAGAGCGTGCGGGCCTATCTGCACGTCGCCGACGAGGCCGCGCTGGCCGCCGCCGACGCGGTGGACCGCCGCCGGGCCGCGGGCGAGAGCCTGCACGACCTGGCCGGCGTCCCGGTCGCGGTCAAGGACGTCATGACGACGACCGACCAGCCGACCACCTGCGGCAGCCGCACCCTGGCCGGCTGGGTCCCGCCCTACGACGCGACGGTCGTCACCCGCCTTCGCGCCGCGGGCCTGCCGATCCTCGGCAAGACGAACATGGACGAGTTCGCCATGGGCAGCTCCACCGAGCACTCCGCCTTCGGCGACACCCGCAACCCCTGGGACCTCGGCCGGGTGCCCGGCGGCTCCGGCGGTGGTTCCAGCGCCGCGCTCGCCTCCTTCCAGGCACCGCTGGCCACCGGCACCGACACCGGGGGCTCGATCCGTCAGCCGGCCGCGGTCACCGGCAGCGTCGGGGTCAAGCCCACCTACGGCGGGGTCTCGCGCTACGGCCTGGTGGCGATGGCCAGCTCGCTGGACCAGGCCGGTCCGTGCGGGCGCACCGTGCTGGACACCGCCCTGCTGCACGAGGTGATGGCCGGGCACGACCCGATGGACTCCACCTCGATCGACGCCCCGGTCCCGCCGGTCGTCGAGGCCGCCCGCCGCGCCGACGTCGCCGGCACGAAGGTGGGCATCATCCGCGAGCTCACCGGCGAGGGCTTCCAGCCCGGCGTCCAGGCCCGCTTCGACGAGGCGGTCGCCCACCTCGTTGACGCCGGCGCCGAGGTCGTCGAGGTGAGCTGCCCCAGCTTCGAGCACGCGCTGGCGGCCTACTACCTCATCCTGCCCAGCGAGGCGAGCAGCAACCTGGCCCGCTTCGACGCCATGCGCTACGGGCTGCGGGTCGCCCCGGACGGCGACCCCAGCGCCGAGGAGGTGATGGCCGCCAGCCGCGAGGCCGGCTTCGGCGACGAGGTCAAGCGCCGGATCATCCTGGGCACCTACGCCCTCTCCTCGGGCTACTACGACGCCTACTACGGCAGCGCGCAGAAGGTGCGCCGGCTCATCGCCGACGACTTCGCCGCCGCCTTCGAGACCGCCGACGTGCTGGTCTGCCCGACCGCGCCGACCACCGCCTTCCGGGTCGGGGAGAAGTCGGGCGACGTGCTGGCGATGTACCGCGGCGACATCGCCACCATCCCGGCCAACCTCGCCGGGCTGCCCGGGATGTCGCTGCCCAGCGGTCTGGCCGACGAGGACGGGCTGCCGGCCGGATTCCAGATCCTCGCCCCGGCGATGCGCGACGAGCGCCTCTACTCGGTCGGCGCCGCGCTGGAGCAGCGGCTGCACGCCGACTGGGGCGGCCCGCTGCTGGACAGCGCCCCCGCCCTGCCGACGAAGGGAGCCTGA
- the gatC gene encoding Asp-tRNA(Asn)/Glu-tRNA(Gln) amidotransferase subunit GatC: MPDPSRDSITRDDVAHLAGLARIRLSDAELDRMVGELDEILGAVAQVQQAPIEGVEPMSHPMPLVNVTREDVVRPSLTPEQALAGAPAAEEQRFSVPRILSEE, encoded by the coding sequence ATGCCCGACCCCAGCCGCGACAGCATCACCCGCGACGACGTCGCCCACCTGGCCGGCCTCGCCCGGATCCGGCTCAGCGACGCCGAGCTCGACCGGATGGTCGGCGAGCTCGACGAGATCCTCGGCGCCGTCGCCCAGGTGCAGCAGGCCCCGATCGAGGGGGTGGAGCCGATGAGCCACCCGATGCCGCTGGTCAACGTCACCCGCGAGGACGTGGTGCGCCCCTCGCTCACCCCCGAGCAGGCCCTGGCCGGAGCCCCGGCCGCCGAGGAGCAGCGCTTCTCCGTGCCCCGGATCCTCTCCGAGGAGTGA
- a CDS encoding nitrilase-related carbon-nitrogen hydrolase yields the protein MREPARTPEPARTPEPAPLRVAAAQLTAGEDPAANLDLVRQAAAAGAEQGARLVVLPEATMSAFTNRRLDQVAQPLDGPFADGVRAAAQEHQVVLVVGLFTPADTITTDEGRTRHRVHNTLLVTGPGVAETTYRKIHLFDAFGTTESDGVAPGREVVDVDVDGWRVGLATCFDVRFADHFTELGRRGCQLVVLPASWGDGPGKADQWDLLTRARAHDAQAWLLAAGQSWTPRSTQGPFGIGRSALADPTGAVRARLDGGDGLLVADVDAASVTAARRQVPVVAVAGTAID from the coding sequence GTGCGTGAGCCCGCCCGAACGCCCGAGCCCGCCCGAACGCCCGAGCCCGCACCGCTGCGCGTCGCCGCGGCCCAGCTGACCGCCGGCGAGGACCCCGCCGCGAACCTCGACCTCGTCCGGCAGGCCGCCGCCGCGGGCGCCGAGCAGGGCGCCCGGCTCGTCGTGCTCCCCGAGGCGACGATGTCCGCCTTCACCAACCGCCGCCTCGACCAGGTGGCCCAGCCGCTGGACGGCCCCTTCGCCGACGGGGTGCGCGCCGCCGCGCAGGAGCACCAGGTGGTCCTCGTCGTCGGCCTCTTCACCCCGGCGGACACCATCACCACCGACGAGGGCCGCACCCGGCACCGGGTGCACAACACCCTGCTGGTCACCGGCCCCGGGGTGGCCGAGACGACCTACCGCAAGATCCACCTCTTCGACGCCTTCGGCACCACCGAGTCCGACGGCGTCGCCCCGGGGCGCGAGGTCGTCGACGTGGACGTCGACGGGTGGCGGGTCGGCCTGGCCACCTGCTTCGACGTCCGCTTCGCCGACCACTTCACCGAGCTGGGACGCCGCGGCTGCCAGCTCGTCGTGCTGCCCGCCTCCTGGGGGGACGGCCCTGGCAAGGCCGACCAGTGGGACCTGCTCACCCGGGCCCGCGCGCACGACGCCCAGGCCTGGCTGCTGGCGGCCGGGCAGTCCTGGACCCCGCGCTCCACGCAGGGCCCCTTCGGCATCGGGCGCTCGGCCCTGGCCGACCCCACCGGGGCGGTGCGCGCCCGCCTCGACGGCGGCGACGGGCTGCTCGTCGCCGACGTCGACGCCGCGTCGGTGACCGCCGCCCGTCGCCAGGTGCCGGTCGTGGCCGTGGCCGGCACCGCCATAGACTGA
- a CDS encoding SRPBCC family protein — MPQVSADVHVPVPPDLAFAVSQTHGPVRLRWDPFIREQHFLDGATAPGVGVQTFTRSSFLGPLSPAMTSRYVSWRPPTSVGMTMVQGPWFFARFGGGWRFSPEEGGTRAVWKYTYDITPSWLSPVAVPIGQRLLGREIRQRIEGFAAGCRDEVVLAAAREVLAADEHGPGSAGA, encoded by the coding sequence ATGCCCCAGGTCAGCGCGGACGTCCACGTGCCGGTCCCGCCGGACCTCGCCTTCGCCGTGTCGCAGACCCATGGCCCGGTGCGGCTGCGGTGGGACCCGTTCATCCGCGAGCAGCACTTCCTCGACGGGGCCACTGCTCCCGGGGTCGGCGTGCAGACCTTCACCCGCAGCTCCTTCCTCGGCCCGCTGAGCCCGGCGATGACCAGCCGCTACGTCTCCTGGCGGCCGCCGACCTCGGTCGGGATGACGATGGTGCAGGGCCCGTGGTTCTTCGCCCGCTTCGGCGGCGGGTGGCGCTTCAGCCCGGAGGAGGGCGGCACCCGCGCGGTGTGGAAGTACACCTACGACATCACCCCCTCCTGGCTCTCCCCGGTCGCGGTACCGATCGGCCAGCGGCTGCTCGGCCGGGAGATCCGGCAGCGGATCGAGGGCTTCGCGGCGGGGTGCCGCGACGAGGTGGTCCTGGCCGCCGCCCGCGAGGTGCTCGCCGCCGACGAGCACGGCCCCGGGAGCGCCGGTGCGTGA
- a CDS encoding HIT family protein: MATLFTKIIDGEIPGRFVWSDDVCVAFLTIEPLTDGHAMVVPRAELEQWTDADEQTWAHLQRVARIVAQAQQEEWAAPRIGMLLEGFLVPHLHVHVWPAFSADDFDPHAPMQDVPAERFDEAARRLRERLVAEGHGAHVPDA, encoded by the coding sequence ATGGCCACCCTCTTCACGAAGATCATCGACGGCGAGATCCCCGGGCGCTTCGTCTGGTCCGACGACGTGTGCGTCGCCTTCCTGACGATCGAGCCGCTGACCGACGGGCACGCGATGGTCGTGCCGCGCGCCGAGCTGGAGCAGTGGACCGACGCCGACGAGCAGACCTGGGCGCACCTGCAGCGGGTCGCCCGGATCGTCGCCCAGGCGCAGCAGGAGGAGTGGGCGGCGCCGCGGATCGGGATGCTGCTGGAGGGCTTCCTCGTGCCGCACCTGCACGTGCACGTGTGGCCGGCCTTCTCGGCGGACGACTTCGACCCGCACGCACCGATGCAGGACGTGCCGGCCGAGCGGTTCGACGAGGCGGCCCGTCGGCTGCGCGAGCGGCTGGTCGCCGAGGGGCACGGGGCGCACGTCCCCGACGCCTGA
- a CDS encoding DUF6912 family protein, with product MRVYLPLRTEDLAAVENSGRLPSRPRYAVTPAMRAAEPRADEEDLEFDAMCAALDAAAALPGQGRRVVAAAEVPETAEGVAADGAGADAVAGSAADAPGVDLEDVVSFHVEEEPGEEGTGYDALLWYDVTELTDLATA from the coding sequence GTGAGGGTCTACCTGCCGCTGCGCACCGAGGACCTGGCCGCTGTCGAGAACTCCGGTCGGCTGCCGTCGCGGCCGCGGTACGCGGTCACCCCGGCGATGCGCGCCGCCGAGCCACGCGCCGACGAGGAGGATCTGGAGTTCGACGCGATGTGCGCCGCGCTGGACGCCGCCGCGGCGCTGCCCGGCCAGGGTCGCCGGGTGGTCGCCGCCGCCGAGGTGCCCGAGACCGCCGAGGGCGTCGCCGCCGATGGAGCTGGCGCGGACGCGGTCGCCGGGTCGGCGGCCGACGCGCCCGGGGTGGACCTCGAGGACGTCGTCTCCTTCCACGTCGAGGAGGAGCCCGGCGAGGAGGGCACCGGCTACGACGCGCTGCTCTGGTACGACGTCACCGAGCTCACCGACCTCGCGACCGCCTGA